In a genomic window of Polycladomyces abyssicola:
- the tyrS gene encoding tyrosine--tRNA ligase — MSTTEIKPEVQREIERQLAVIRRGVAEIIPEEELKEKLRHSIETNRPLKVKLGLDPTAPDIHIGHTVVLHKLRQFQELGHVVQLVIGDFTGRIGDPTGKSETRRQLSEEEVKANARTYTDQLFKVLDQSKTEIHFNSTWLSPMTFAEVAELAAKCTVARMLERDDFSKRYHSGQAISVHEFFYPLMQGYDSVALKSDIELGGTDQKFNLLMGRQLQREYGLPEQVIMMMPLLEGLDGVKKMSKSLGNYIGIQEPPQEIYGKAMSIPDELMVKYFELATDLSNEELEKLKKGLADGTIHPRDAKMKLAHTLVRMYHGREAADEAERHFRQVFQQNALPEDIPEVTIAAGQLQDGKMWVVQLLSTLKLVSSNGEARRMIQQGAVRVNQEKVTDVDQHLPVEDGMVVQVGKRKFAKVKLV; from the coding sequence ATGAGCACGACGGAGATCAAACCGGAAGTTCAACGGGAGATCGAGCGGCAGTTGGCTGTCATCCGCCGCGGTGTGGCCGAGATCATCCCGGAGGAAGAATTGAAGGAAAAACTGCGTCACTCCATTGAAACCAACCGGCCGCTCAAGGTGAAATTGGGATTGGATCCCACCGCGCCGGATATCCACATCGGTCATACGGTGGTATTGCACAAACTGCGCCAGTTCCAAGAACTGGGGCACGTCGTCCAATTGGTGATCGGCGATTTTACGGGTCGGATCGGCGATCCGACGGGAAAATCGGAGACCCGTCGTCAGTTGTCGGAAGAAGAGGTGAAGGCAAACGCCCGAACCTACACCGACCAGTTGTTCAAGGTGCTGGATCAATCCAAAACGGAAATCCATTTCAACAGTACGTGGCTGTCGCCGATGACATTTGCTGAAGTAGCCGAACTGGCCGCCAAATGCACAGTCGCCCGGATGCTGGAGCGGGACGATTTCTCTAAGCGGTATCACAGCGGCCAGGCGATCAGTGTGCATGAATTTTTCTATCCGTTGATGCAGGGCTATGATTCAGTCGCACTGAAAAGCGATATTGAACTGGGAGGAACGGACCAAAAGTTCAACCTGCTGATGGGTCGCCAACTCCAACGCGAATACGGTCTGCCCGAACAGGTCATCATGATGATGCCGCTGTTGGAGGGGTTGGACGGCGTCAAAAAGATGAGCAAAAGCTTGGGCAACTACATCGGCATCCAGGAACCGCCGCAGGAGATTTACGGAAAAGCCATGTCCATCCCGGACGAATTGATGGTGAAATACTTTGAGCTGGCGACCGATCTGTCCAACGAAGAGTTGGAGAAGCTGAAAAAAGGGCTGGCCGACGGGACCATTCATCCACGGGACGCCAAAATGAAGCTGGCTCATACCCTGGTGCGCATGTATCACGGACGGGAGGCCGCTGACGAGGCTGAACGCCATTTCCGCCAAGTGTTTCAGCAAAATGCCCTGCCGGAAGATATCCCGGAAGTGACGATCGCGGCGGGTCAACTTCAAGACGGCAAGATGTGGGTGGTGCAACTGCTGTCCACCTTGAAGTTGGTTTCGTCTAATGGCGAAGCGCGTCGGATGATCCAGCAGGGGGCGGTTCGCGTCAACCAAGAAAAAGTGACGGATGTCGATCAGCATCTTCCTGTTGAGGATGGAATGGTGGTACAGGTGGGAAAACGCAAATTTGCTAAAGTGAAGTTGGTTTAA
- a CDS encoding sugar phosphate isomerase/epimerase family protein, whose translation MKLGVFTVLFSQMPLEEMLDYVKAAGLDAVEIGTGNYPGNAHCNPDELLEDESKLRAFKKAISDRGLIISGLSCHGNPLTPEKTFAQQSHDTFVKTVLLAEKLEVPVVNCFSGTPGAYEGAKMPSWPVAPWPNEYREILEWQWKEKLIPYWREWGKFAEEHNVKIALELHGGFLVHTPATLLKLREAVGEVIGANLDPSHLWWQGIDPVAAVKILGKAGAIHHFHAKDTYIDPDNVNMYGLTDMQSYANMQERAWIFRTVGYGHDLKTWADILSALRMVGYDYVVSIEHEDALLSVEEGFQKAVENLKQVLPKEQLTDMWWV comes from the coding sequence GTGAAACTCGGTGTGTTCACGGTCTTGTTTTCGCAGATGCCGTTGGAGGAAATGCTCGATTACGTCAAAGCAGCCGGACTGGATGCAGTGGAGATCGGGACGGGTAATTACCCGGGAAATGCGCACTGCAATCCAGATGAGTTGCTCGAGGACGAATCAAAATTGCGCGCCTTCAAGAAAGCGATTTCAGACCGTGGTCTGATCATCAGTGGGCTAAGCTGTCACGGTAATCCATTGACACCGGAGAAAACGTTTGCACAGCAATCCCATGACACGTTTGTGAAAACGGTGTTGCTGGCGGAAAAGCTGGAAGTACCGGTTGTCAACTGTTTTTCCGGCACACCCGGCGCTTACGAAGGAGCCAAGATGCCCAGTTGGCCCGTCGCACCCTGGCCCAATGAGTACCGAGAGATCCTGGAATGGCAGTGGAAGGAGAAGCTGATTCCTTATTGGCGGGAGTGGGGAAAATTTGCCGAAGAACACAATGTGAAAATCGCTTTGGAACTGCACGGCGGATTTTTGGTCCACACCCCTGCCACGTTGTTGAAACTGCGTGAAGCAGTGGGAGAGGTAATCGGGGCCAACCTGGATCCCAGCCATTTGTGGTGGCAAGGCATCGATCCGGTGGCTGCGGTGAAAATCCTGGGGAAAGCGGGCGCCATTCACCATTTCCATGCAAAAGACACCTACATCGACCCCGACAATGTCAATATGTACGGGCTCACGGACATGCAATCGTATGCCAACATGCAGGAGCGGGCCTGGATTTTCCGTACCGTTGGCTATGGTCACGACCTGAAAACTTGGGCGGACATCCTGAGCGCCTTGCGGATGGTGGGTTACGATTACGTCGTCAGCATCGAGCATGAAGATGCTCTCCTGTCGGTGGAAGAAGGATTCCAAAAAGCGGTTGAAAACTTGAAACAGGTGTTGCCGAAGGAACAGTTGACCGATATGTGGTGGGTCTAA
- a CDS encoding transglycosylase domain-containing protein, whose translation MEHRDSPSSPAAKKQSLGFRIFKGFLYSLFFAVILILTLSIGAAGVVAGYVASLVKDQPVLSKADFEKKLTGWSQNSQAFFRDGQLIGQLRGDENRKIVTAEQVSPYLIKAFIATEDQQFYEHHGVVPKALFRAALQQVMHSSVTTGGSTITQQVVKNTILQDQSQTHERKAREIFIALRMEKMFSKKDILNAYLNSTYYGKDPNGRNMLGVEAAAKGIFDVSAKDLNLAQAAYIAGMVQRPNAYNPFFADDGSTLKAGKERMKVVLDRMLKTHKITKQEYDQALAFNLQASLAKPKPSAYEKYRYVMDAVEKQAAEALMKVDGLDPAQLRKQGKYWATMEEYRKRVLTGGYHIETTLDKNLLDTMEQTTNRIKFAPPANIRVKVGPKGNRKWVVKKNQLQQVGATLIDVKTGALLAFVGGRETKVNHALDYPRQPGSTIKPLLDYGPALDLGLITPETKIKDEELKAADGTGKTYKNANKKYAGDVTAREALAKSLNIPAIKVFRMVGKERAFSYLEKMGFRFHPYDGEASAIGGLTYGFTVQRMTAGYAALANHGQFNEPYMIQKIIDSSGKVVYEHKQKPVQVYSPNAAYTTTDMLRDVIKNGTGKLIGQRIRGYDIAGKSGTTQNQYDVWFIGYSPRVALGVWVGYDYNKKMYNDTVAKEAWATYFKAIMQSDPNLQPKGERFVALGVQ comes from the coding sequence ATGGAACACCGTGATTCACCTTCATCCCCGGCGGCAAAAAAACAGTCGCTGGGTTTCCGGATTTTCAAAGGCTTTCTCTATTCTTTATTCTTCGCTGTGATCCTGATACTCACGTTGTCGATTGGTGCCGCAGGTGTCGTTGCGGGTTACGTCGCTTCGCTGGTCAAAGATCAGCCAGTGCTGAGCAAGGCCGACTTTGAGAAGAAATTAACGGGATGGTCTCAAAACAGCCAAGCGTTTTTCCGTGACGGGCAACTGATCGGCCAGCTCAGGGGGGACGAAAACCGGAAAATCGTGACTGCGGAGCAAGTGAGCCCCTATCTGATCAAGGCTTTCATCGCAACGGAAGATCAACAGTTCTACGAACATCACGGAGTGGTTCCCAAAGCCCTGTTTCGTGCGGCCCTGCAACAGGTGATGCATAGCTCGGTGACCACCGGCGGCAGCACGATCACACAACAGGTCGTCAAGAACACCATCTTGCAAGACCAGTCGCAAACCCATGAACGCAAGGCGCGGGAAATCTTCATCGCGTTGCGCATGGAAAAGATGTTCAGCAAAAAGGACATTCTGAACGCGTATCTGAACAGCACATACTACGGAAAAGATCCCAACGGCCGCAATATGTTGGGAGTGGAAGCTGCGGCTAAGGGGATCTTTGACGTCAGCGCCAAAGATCTCAACTTGGCACAAGCCGCCTACATAGCAGGTATGGTCCAACGGCCCAACGCATACAACCCGTTTTTTGCCGACGACGGTTCCACGCTGAAAGCCGGGAAAGAGCGCATGAAGGTCGTGCTGGACCGGATGCTGAAAACCCATAAGATCACCAAGCAGGAATACGACCAAGCGTTGGCGTTCAACCTGCAGGCCTCACTGGCCAAACCGAAACCCAGCGCCTATGAGAAGTACCGGTATGTAATGGACGCGGTCGAAAAACAAGCGGCTGAAGCCCTTATGAAAGTAGATGGTCTGGATCCGGCTCAGCTGAGAAAGCAGGGCAAGTATTGGGCTACGATGGAAGAATACCGGAAACGGGTGCTAACGGGCGGATACCATATCGAAACGACCCTTGACAAAAATCTGTTGGATACGATGGAACAAACCACCAATCGGATTAAGTTCGCTCCTCCGGCCAACATCCGGGTGAAAGTGGGGCCCAAAGGCAACCGCAAATGGGTGGTGAAAAAGAACCAACTGCAACAGGTCGGCGCCACGTTGATCGATGTAAAAACGGGGGCGTTGCTGGCATTCGTCGGCGGACGGGAGACCAAAGTGAATCACGCGCTGGACTATCCGCGCCAACCCGGATCTACGATAAAACCCTTGCTGGATTACGGACCGGCGCTCGATCTCGGTCTGATCACACCGGAAACGAAGATCAAGGACGAAGAGCTGAAAGCAGCGGACGGTACGGGTAAAACCTATAAAAATGCCAACAAAAAATATGCAGGAGACGTGACGGCCCGCGAAGCATTGGCCAAATCGCTCAACATCCCGGCCATCAAGGTGTTCCGGATGGTAGGTAAGGAACGTGCCTTCAGCTACCTGGAGAAAATGGGCTTCCGATTCCATCCGTACGACGGGGAAGCTTCCGCCATCGGCGGACTTACCTACGGCTTCACGGTTCAGCGGATGACTGCCGGATATGCGGCCTTAGCCAATCATGGTCAATTCAACGAGCCGTACATGATTCAGAAAATCATCGATTCCTCCGGGAAAGTGGTGTATGAACACAAACAGAAACCTGTACAGGTTTACTCTCCGAATGCCGCATACACCACTACTGACATGTTGCGCGATGTGATCAAAAACGGCACAGGAAAACTGATCGGTCAACGGATCCGCGGTTACGACATCGCGGGCAAATCGGGAACCACGCAAAATCAATACGACGTGTGGTTCATCGGTTATTCCCCCCGCGTGGCGTTGGGCGTATGGGTCGGATACGACTACAACAAAAAGATGTACAACGATACCGTTGCGAAGGAAGCATGGGCCACTTATTTCAAGGCGATCATGCAGTCTGACCCCAATCTTCAACCTAAGGGCGAACGTTTCGTCGCCCTGGGTGTGCAATAA
- the trmB gene encoding tRNA (guanosine(46)-N7)-methyltransferase TrmB produces MRLRRKPEAKEFVRQHPRVINDPKQLRGQWRTFLQTDRPLHVELGTGKGRFLSTICAAKPNIHWIGVERVEEVLMQALKKADEQDCSNLHFLWMDIAELDEVFDRGEVARFYLHFSDPWPKKRHAKRRLTHRDFLAQYQKILGPKGELLLKTDHRSLYEFTLEELAVCGYTVLEQSEDLHRSPYSEGNIMTEYEEKFVAKGMPIYYLLARPPVEFPEEVLEKRRKRKTWQIDTGQEQADHETNRNDDVSDPLTDRD; encoded by the coding sequence ATGAGACTCAGAAGAAAACCGGAAGCAAAGGAATTTGTACGTCAACATCCACGGGTCATCAACGACCCGAAACAACTGCGCGGACAATGGCGCACATTTCTTCAGACCGATCGCCCGCTCCATGTTGAGTTGGGCACAGGCAAAGGACGATTTTTATCCACCATCTGCGCTGCGAAACCCAACATTCATTGGATCGGAGTCGAACGGGTTGAAGAAGTCCTGATGCAGGCGCTCAAAAAAGCGGATGAACAGGACTGCAGCAATCTCCACTTTCTTTGGATGGATATCGCGGAACTGGACGAGGTGTTCGACAGAGGGGAAGTGGCCCGTTTTTATCTGCATTTCAGCGACCCGTGGCCCAAAAAGCGGCATGCCAAACGCCGGCTGACGCACCGCGATTTTCTGGCCCAATACCAGAAAATCCTGGGACCGAAGGGGGAGCTGTTGCTCAAAACCGATCACCGGTCCTTGTACGAGTTTACACTGGAGGAACTCGCCGTATGCGGTTATACGGTGCTGGAGCAGAGTGAAGACCTGCATCGCAGCCCTTATAGCGAAGGCAACATCATGACCGAGTATGAAGAAAAATTCGTCGCCAAGGGAATGCCGATCTACTACCTGCTCGCCCGACCGCCGGTAGAATTTCCGGAAGAAGTGTTGGAGAAGAGAAGGAAAAGAAAGACTTGGCAGATCGACACGGGTCAAGAACAAGCAGATCATGAGACAAACCGGAATGATGACGTTTCTGATCCATTGACAGACCGGGATTAA
- a CDS encoding alpha/beta hydrolase — protein MATFLLLHSPFVGPATWNWVAQVLKQRKIPAIVPILRHRKDEPPYWKQHVEQVVTALEHLTPKEPIILVAHSGAGVLIPAVADAIQQPVIGSVFVDALIPQDGKSRLDLYNTKEAADEFRRQARDGMIPPWTEDDLKTAIPAPSVRRAFVAQLYATPLAMYEEAIPVPDGWPDHPCVYWKWTEHYESQRRIAEQAGWRCIETKVGHFYLLQEPEVVADQLVEIGNHLLQQAGLEPF, from the coding sequence ATGGCCACTTTTTTGTTGTTGCACAGTCCCTTCGTCGGTCCAGCCACATGGAACTGGGTTGCGCAAGTATTGAAACAACGAAAGATTCCCGCTATCGTTCCGATTTTGCGACATCGTAAAGATGAACCCCCGTATTGGAAACAACATGTGGAGCAAGTTGTGACGGCCTTGGAACATCTCACGCCCAAAGAGCCTATCATTCTGGTGGCACACAGTGGTGCGGGCGTACTGATCCCGGCCGTGGCCGACGCCATCCAGCAACCGGTCATCGGTTCCGTTTTTGTCGATGCTCTCATTCCCCAAGATGGGAAAAGCCGATTGGATTTGTACAATACAAAAGAAGCAGCGGACGAATTCCGCCGGCAAGCACGGGACGGCATGATTCCACCATGGACCGAAGATGATCTGAAGACGGCGATCCCCGCACCTTCCGTGCGTCGCGCCTTTGTGGCCCAATTGTACGCGACGCCGCTGGCCATGTACGAAGAGGCCATCCCCGTCCCGGACGGTTGGCCTGACCATCCTTGCGTCTACTGGAAATGGACGGAACACTACGAATCGCAACGCCGAATCGCGGAGCAAGCAGGTTGGCGCTGCATCGAAACAAAAGTCGGCCACTTTTACCTGTTGCAGGAACCAGAAGTGGTCGCCGATCAACTGGTGGAAATTGGTAACCATTTGTTGCAGCAAGCCGGTTTGGAACCGTTTTGA
- a CDS encoding Gfo/Idh/MocA family protein — translation MTQSWKIGIIGAGGISEAHLAAIQEEPRAQALAIADVNEETARKRADRHGIPHVYTDYREMLKRDDLDAVILCLPNFLHASVAVEALSSGKHVLCEKPMALNADQAQSMEDAAKQAGKVLMVGQNNRFRGESTLLKRLVDQGKLGTVYHVKTGWIRRNGIPGWGSWFTSMEKAGGGPLIDIGVHVLDLALWLIDYPRPVTVFGQTYSVFGPKKKGLFGWGTVNDQGVFDVEDLAVAMIKFENGTTLILDVSWAAHIEKDRAYVQLYGEEGGVNMDFNAGKITLFHEEAGVPVDSVLYPERQNERLLLLQNFLDAAEGKEEPICRPEQGVYIHRILDAIYTSSRTGKPVTLDETD, via the coding sequence ATGACACAGTCATGGAAGATCGGAATCATCGGCGCAGGTGGGATTTCGGAAGCCCACCTCGCCGCCATCCAAGAGGAGCCTCGTGCGCAAGCCCTCGCCATCGCAGACGTAAACGAGGAAACAGCACGGAAGCGCGCCGACCGGCACGGTATTCCGCACGTTTACACCGATTACCGGGAGATGCTGAAACGGGATGATCTGGATGCAGTCATTCTCTGCCTTCCCAACTTTCTGCATGCCTCGGTAGCGGTGGAGGCGCTGTCCTCAGGCAAACACGTTTTGTGCGAAAAACCGATGGCGCTCAACGCCGACCAGGCGCAGTCGATGGAGGATGCGGCCAAACAGGCGGGCAAAGTGCTGATGGTCGGACAAAACAATCGTTTCCGCGGAGAATCAACGTTACTCAAACGGCTGGTGGATCAAGGCAAGCTGGGAACTGTCTATCATGTGAAAACGGGGTGGATTCGGCGAAACGGCATCCCTGGCTGGGGAAGTTGGTTTACGTCAATGGAGAAGGCGGGGGGTGGCCCCCTCATCGATATCGGTGTACACGTGTTGGATCTGGCACTTTGGTTGATCGACTATCCCCGGCCGGTGACCGTGTTCGGTCAGACGTACAGCGTATTTGGCCCGAAAAAGAAAGGGCTTTTCGGTTGGGGAACCGTGAATGATCAGGGTGTATTTGACGTGGAAGATCTGGCGGTGGCCATGATCAAATTTGAAAACGGTACCACGCTGATCCTGGACGTCAGTTGGGCCGCCCATATTGAGAAAGATCGCGCCTATGTGCAATTGTACGGCGAGGAAGGCGGCGTCAACATGGACTTCAATGCCGGTAAAATCACGCTTTTTCATGAGGAAGCGGGTGTTCCCGTCGATTCGGTGTTGTACCCCGAACGGCAAAATGAACGATTGCTGTTGTTGCAAAATTTCCTGGACGCCGCTGAAGGAAAAGAAGAACCGATTTGCCGGCCGGAACAAGGAGTTTACATTCACCGCATATTGGATGCGATCTATACCTCTTCCCGTACGGGAAAGCCCGTTACATTGGATGAGACCGACTAG
- the acsA gene encoding acetate--CoA ligase, with product MKMMETERLAVTVKEANLPDYEKTAREFDWKEAEKAFSWYETGKVNAAYEAIDRHAESEERKNKLALIYSDPNREERYTFAEMKEKSNRFGNVLRKIGIQKGDRVFIFMPRTPELYFSFFGAIKIGAIVGPLFEAFMEAAVRDRLENSEAVALVTTPALLPRVPVDELPALKHIILVGAQGELPEGYYDFHKEMANASPELDIEWVDREDGMLIHYTSGSTGKPKGVYHVHNAMIQHYQTGKWVLDFKEDDVYWCTADPGWVTGTSYGIFAPWLNGVTNVVRGGRFSPDDWYQTIEKYKVTVWYSAPTAFRMLMAAGDDVVKKYDLSSLRHVLSVGEPLNPEVIRWGMKVYNQRIHDTWWMTETGAILIANYPSMEIKPGSMGRPIPGVKAAIIDDEGNELPPYQMGNLAIRTPWPSMMRAIWKNPEKYQEYFRIPGWYISGDSAYMDEEGYFWFQGRLDDVIVTGGKNVGPFEVESKLVEHPAVAEAGVIGKPDPVRGQIIKAFVALRSGYQPSEELKEEIRKHVKEKLAAHAAPREIEFKDKLPKTRSGKIMRRVLKAWELGLPTGDLSTMED from the coding sequence ATGAAAATGATGGAGACGGAACGCTTGGCTGTGACCGTGAAGGAAGCCAACCTGCCGGACTACGAAAAGACCGCTCGCGAATTTGATTGGAAGGAAGCAGAAAAGGCTTTTTCCTGGTACGAGACAGGTAAGGTGAACGCCGCATACGAAGCGATTGATCGTCACGCCGAGTCGGAAGAAAGAAAAAACAAACTGGCTCTGATCTACAGCGATCCCAACCGAGAGGAACGCTATACCTTTGCTGAGATGAAAGAGAAATCCAACCGTTTTGGAAATGTACTCCGTAAAATCGGTATCCAAAAAGGGGATCGTGTCTTTATTTTCATGCCCCGCACTCCGGAATTATATTTCAGCTTTTTTGGAGCGATCAAAATCGGGGCCATCGTGGGCCCGTTGTTTGAAGCGTTTATGGAAGCGGCTGTTCGCGATCGGCTGGAAAACAGCGAAGCGGTCGCCTTGGTAACGACTCCCGCTTTGTTGCCGCGTGTTCCGGTGGATGAGTTGCCGGCACTCAAGCACATCATTCTGGTGGGTGCGCAGGGGGAACTGCCGGAAGGCTACTATGATTTTCACAAGGAAATGGCGAATGCTTCACCGGAATTGGACATTGAGTGGGTGGACCGCGAGGATGGAATGCTGATTCACTACACTTCCGGGTCGACCGGGAAACCCAAGGGAGTGTATCATGTTCATAATGCCATGATCCAGCATTACCAGACAGGTAAGTGGGTGCTGGACTTCAAGGAGGACGACGTATATTGGTGCACGGCGGACCCCGGTTGGGTGACGGGCACTTCCTACGGTATCTTCGCGCCGTGGCTCAACGGGGTCACCAATGTGGTGCGCGGCGGACGATTTAGCCCGGACGATTGGTACCAAACCATTGAAAAGTACAAGGTCACCGTCTGGTACAGTGCACCGACGGCTTTCCGCATGTTAATGGCGGCGGGGGATGATGTGGTAAAAAAATACGACCTCTCTTCCCTGCGCCATGTATTAAGCGTGGGTGAGCCGCTCAACCCGGAAGTGATCCGTTGGGGAATGAAGGTGTACAATCAACGTATCCATGACACGTGGTGGATGACCGAGACCGGCGCCATTCTGATTGCCAACTACCCGTCCATGGAGATCAAGCCCGGCTCGATGGGACGACCGATTCCCGGTGTGAAGGCGGCGATCATCGACGACGAGGGTAACGAACTGCCGCCCTACCAAATGGGTAACCTGGCCATCCGCACACCTTGGCCGTCCATGATGCGTGCCATATGGAAAAACCCTGAGAAATACCAAGAGTATTTCCGCATTCCGGGATGGTACATCTCAGGTGACTCCGCCTATATGGATGAAGAGGGGTACTTCTGGTTCCAGGGACGGTTGGATGACGTGATCGTCACCGGCGGAAAAAATGTGGGACCGTTCGAAGTGGAAAGCAAACTGGTGGAGCACCCAGCGGTGGCGGAGGCGGGCGTCATCGGCAAACCGGATCCCGTCCGGGGACAGATCATCAAGGCGTTTGTGGCACTCCGGTCGGGATATCAGCCGTCCGAAGAGCTGAAAGAGGAGATCCGGAAGCATGTAAAGGAGAAACTGGCGGCTCACGCAGCCCCGCGCGAAATCGAATTCAAGGACAAACTGCCCAAAACGCGCAGCGGAAAAATCATGCGGCGTGTACTCAAAGCTTGGGAGTTGGGATTACCTACCGGCGACTTGTCAACGATGGAAGATTAA
- a CDS encoding Gfo/Idh/MocA family protein, translating into MAKIRVGVIGCGSIAKYRHIPEYAENPHVELVAFCDVVEERAKPFADQYGGKVYTDYQELLKDDAIDAVSVCTPNVEHGPMTIAAARAGKHVLCEKPMATSGEEAQAMIDAARENGVVLMIGHNQRLMPPHVKAKEILESGRLGKVLTFRTTFGHGGPEQWSAEGKGGWFFRKERAFVGAMGDLGVHKADLIRWLLQDEIVEVGALVDTLHKEETDVDDNAVIILRTRGGAIGTMEASWTHYPNEDNSTILHCENGTMKIGVDPVDQVIVELRDGTVERYQVGAIATNEEGGQTKSGVIDAFVHSILSGEPPLISGEEGKKSLEVILAAIRSAEEKRIVQLQPTQVG; encoded by the coding sequence ATGGCCAAGATTCGAGTGGGTGTTATCGGTTGCGGAAGCATTGCCAAGTATCGTCATATTCCGGAATACGCGGAAAATCCTCATGTGGAACTGGTCGCTTTTTGTGATGTGGTAGAAGAACGGGCAAAACCATTCGCTGATCAATATGGCGGCAAGGTATATACCGATTATCAGGAGTTGCTGAAGGATGATGCGATCGATGCCGTCAGCGTTTGCACGCCCAACGTGGAACACGGTCCGATGACGATCGCGGCGGCGCGTGCGGGGAAACATGTATTGTGTGAGAAGCCGATGGCCACATCCGGTGAGGAAGCCCAGGCGATGATCGATGCGGCACGGGAGAACGGTGTGGTCCTGATGATTGGACACAATCAGCGGTTGATGCCGCCGCACGTTAAGGCGAAAGAGATTTTGGAGAGCGGTAGATTGGGCAAAGTGCTCACGTTTCGCACGACATTCGGCCACGGCGGTCCTGAACAATGGAGTGCTGAAGGAAAAGGCGGTTGGTTTTTCCGGAAAGAACGGGCATTTGTCGGTGCAATGGGCGATTTGGGTGTCCACAAGGCCGATCTGATCCGTTGGCTCTTACAGGATGAGATTGTGGAAGTGGGTGCATTGGTGGACACGTTGCACAAGGAAGAAACGGACGTGGACGATAACGCGGTGATCATTTTGCGTACTCGCGGTGGTGCAATCGGTACCATGGAAGCGAGCTGGACACATTATCCGAATGAAGATAACAGCACTATTTTACATTGTGAAAACGGTACTATGAAAATTGGGGTAGACCCGGTGGATCAAGTGATCGTCGAACTTCGGGATGGCACGGTCGAACGATATCAGGTAGGCGCCATCGCCACCAACGAAGAGGGAGGACAAACCAAAAGCGGCGTGATCGACGCATTCGTCCACAGCATCCTCTCCGGTGAACCTCCTCTCATCTCGGGCGAGGAAGGGAAGAAATCGCTGGAAGTCATTCTGGCGGCCATCCGGTCTGCGGAAGAGAAACGCATCGTACAACTGCAACCAACCCAAGTTGGCTAA
- the rpsD gene encoding 30S ribosomal protein S4, with the protein MARYTGPRWKLSRRLGISLSGTGKELKRPYPPGQHGPGQRRKLSQYGLQLQEKQKLRLMYGLNEKQFRNLFDRAGKMQGVHGENFMKLLESRLDNLVYRLGFARTRAQARQLVVHGHITVNGKKVDRPSYQVQVGDVIGLREKSRNLQVVKEALEDRQFLPEYLEFDESKMEGTYKRLPERSELPAEINERMIVEFYSR; encoded by the coding sequence ATGGCACGTTATACTGGACCTCGTTGGAAACTGAGCCGTCGTCTCGGCATTTCTCTGTCTGGCACCGGAAAAGAGTTGAAACGGCCGTATCCGCCGGGTCAACATGGTCCGGGGCAACGCCGGAAGCTGAGCCAGTACGGTCTTCAGTTGCAGGAAAAACAAAAACTGCGTCTGATGTACGGTCTGAACGAAAAACAATTCCGCAATCTCTTTGACCGTGCAGGCAAAATGCAAGGGGTTCACGGTGAGAACTTCATGAAGTTGCTCGAATCCCGCCTGGACAACCTGGTGTATCGCCTGGGCTTCGCCCGTACCCGTGCACAAGCACGGCAATTGGTGGTACATGGACACATCACGGTCAACGGGAAAAAAGTGGACCGTCCGTCCTATCAAGTACAGGTGGGCGACGTAATTGGCCTGCGCGAAAAGAGCCGCAACCTGCAAGTGGTCAAAGAAGCGCTGGAAGATCGGCAATTCCTGCCGGAATATCTCGAGTTCGACGAAAGCAAAATGGAAGGCACCTACAAACGTCTGCCTGAGCGTTCCGAACTCCCGGCGGAAATCAATGAGCGGATGATCGTGGAGTTCTACTCCCGTTAA